In Tachysurus vachellii isolate PV-2020 chromosome 3, HZAU_Pvac_v1, whole genome shotgun sequence, one genomic interval encodes:
- the pals2b gene encoding MAGUK p55 subfamily member 6b has translation MQQVLGNLMELPTATKANDIDLIFLKGIIESPTVCSLAKLHDRLEDMKLEAVQDNNVVLVSEILGVIRGLTVRNNCAAELSQILQQPHFQSLLEAHDMVASKSYEALPPIKPAVEAAVNNAFMQADAVRMIGIRKKAGEPLGVTFRVEKDNLVIARILYGGIIDRQGLLHVGDIIKEVNGQEVGNNPTELQDMLKDCSGGITLKILPSYVDSAVTPQVYLKPHFDYDPASDNLIPCREAGLAFKRGDIIQLVNREDQNWWQALHIIGGVTGLIPSQFLEEKRKAFVPKDLDRTGILCGTVNVKMKKKKMYQTSRNAEFDSHELQIYEEVTYMPPFQRKTLIMIGAQGVGRRSLKTRLLMLHPDRYGTTTPFTSRRPREDELSGQTYQFVTRMGMEMDIKLGCFLEHGEYDGNLYGTKISSIHEVVETGRTCILDVNPQTLKVLRTAEFMPYVVFIAAPEFETLKAMHQAVVDAGITTKLLTDEDLKKRVDESARIQQTYRHYFDLIIVNNNLDTAFKTLQAVLDKLNSEPQWVPVSWVY, from the exons ATGCAGCAAGTGTTAGGTAACCTGATGGAGTTGCCAACCGCCACTAAGGCCAATGACATCGACCTCATCTTCCTCAAAGGCATCATAGAAAGCCCTACTGTTTGCTCTCTCGCCAAG cttCATGATCGTTTAGAAGACATGAAGTTGGaagcagtgcaggacaataatGTTGTACTTGTGAGTGAGATCCTTGGGGTAATTCGGGGTCTGACTGTTAGAAACAACTGTGCTGCAGAATTATCACAAATACTTCAACAACCTCACTTCCAG TCTCTCCTGGAGGCCCATGACATGGTGGCATCAAAAAGCTACGAGGCTCTGCCCCCCATCAAGCCAGCCGTCGAAGCAGCAGTCAACAATGCATTCATGCAAGCTGATGCTGTCAGAATGATCGGCATCCGCAAGAAAGCAGGAGAACCTCTG GGAGTCACATTCCGGGTAGAGAAGGACAACCTTGTGATTGCTCGGATTCTTTATGGCGGAATAATTGACAGGCAGGGCCTACTCCATGTAGGTGATATCATAAAGGAAGTGAATGGACAGGAAGTAGGTAACAATCCTACAGAGCTACAGGACATGCTGAAGGACTGCAGTGGAGGGATCACACTTAAAATCCTGCCGAGCTACGTAGACTCAGCAGTAACACCGCAG GTTTACCTGAAGCCACATTTTGACTACGATCCAGCCAGTGACAATCTGATTCCATGCAGAGAGGCTGGACTCGCCTTCAAAAGGGGTGACATTATTCAGCTTGTCAACAGAGAGGACCAGAACTGGTGGCAG GCGCTTCACATCATAGGAGGGGTTACAGGGTTAATTCCCAGTCAGTTTCTTGAGGAGAAAAGGAAAGCTTTTGTTCCAAAGGACTTGGATAGAACAG GGATCTTATGTGGAACAGTGaatgttaaaatgaagaaaaaaaagatgtaccAAACTTCAAGGAATGCAG AATTTGACAGTCACGAGCTGCAGATCTATGAGGAGGTAACATACATGCCACCGTTCCAGAGGAAAACACTGATTATGATCGGAGCGCAGGGAGTTGGGCGCCGTAGCCTGAAAACCCGTCTGCTGATGCTGCATCCTGATCGCTACGGAACAACAACACCAT TTACATCCCGAAGGCCTCGAGAGGACGAGCTCAGTGGTCAGACTTACCAGTTTGTAACACGGATGGGGATGGAGATGGATATTAAATTGGGATGTTTCTTGGAGCATGGCGAGTACGATGGCAACCTGTATGGCACCAAGATAAGTTCTATTCATGAGGTGGTGGAAACTGGACGCACCTGCATCCTAGACGTCAACCCTCAG ACGCTGAAGGTTCTGAGAACAGCAGAGTTTATGCCCTATGTAGTGTTTATAGCAGCTCCTGAGTTCGAGACACTTAAAGCTATGCACCAAGCTGTCGTCGATGCAGGAATCACCACCAAACTGCTCACA GATGAGGATCTGAAGAAGAGAGTGGATGAGAGCGCTCGCATCCAGCAGACCTACAGACACTACTTTGACCTCATCATCGTGAACAACAACCTGGACACTGCATTTAAAACTCTACAGGCCGTGCTGGACAAACTTAATTCTGAACCACAGTGGGTTCCAGTCAGCTGGGTttattaa
- the gsdmea gene encoding gasdermin-E, whose product MLKKATCSLLQQTDEDGTLIAVSRLNDSEKLKPLAVVIKCPGTWFWQRTKYKPTDFTLNDLLEGKPIQPVLEEQVFLNKYEETQNGSLSGSGMIDISGVNMEAQGHGTAKILSSLGTLRKERLNMPLFLKDSKDRKLDVQHSLIMQKQGKNKIFTILKERIFTTCDCTINFSELKEGSFSSLLKLIGPVKVELNKSVCLQNTRNVAIEIPAHTVLAYSVSELNIKSDGHYEVAVNPDGIEADDSSITEHSGHDVIEVDGLWALTQTTERSSLNALSKELAGVKATLCELARLSPETRFSLLNLFQEILPDQTLLSTLDSKLEKVCEEPMHDSYTYLHDTSDEFAGKFVDVLLSDTDTLSLRSNGPWKTDSHNGSSVKSTSQRQLILTAMHMLISAAEELTHVGLSLLKSCSSETINGLNDLVNHLTNASHQVPFSDLPFLLRNGEVPQEVEQLFISSNITLKIDNKELHAEMGSGSKVLPLVLCVVIHGLAYLNESCEIDIEI is encoded by the exons ATGTTGAAAAAGGCCACATGTAGCCTGCTTCAACAGACCGATGAAGATGGCACACTGATTGCTGTTTCCCGACTTAACGATTCCGAAAAACTGAAGCCACTTGCAGTTGTGATCAAGTGTCCAGGAACATGGTTCTGGCAGAGAACTAAATACAAACCCACAGACTTCACTCTCAATGACCTGCTGGAAGGAAAGCCTATTCAACCAG TGCTAGAGGAGCAGGtgtttctgaataaatatgaagAGACACAGAACGGCAGTTTAAGTGGATCTGGGATGATAGATATTTCTGGAGTCAACATGGAGGCCCAGGGACACGGGACAGCCAAGATTTTATCGTCTCTTGGGACACTTCGTAAAGAAAGACTGAATATGCCACTTTTTCTAAAAGACTCCAAGGACAG GAAATTGGACGTTCAGCACAGTCTTATTATGCAGAAACaaggcaaaaataaaatcttcactATACTAAAAGAGCGGATCTTCACCACTTGTGACTGCACCATTAACTTCAGTGAACTGAAAGAAGGCAGCTTCAGCAGCTTACTTAAACTTATTGGTCCAGTCAAG GTTGAACTGAACAAGAGTGTGTGTCTACAGAACACCAGAAACGTTGCTATTGAGATCCCTGCACACACTGTGTTGGCCTACAGTGTCAGTGAACTGAACATTAAAAGTGATGGTCACTATG agGTTGCTGTAAACCCTGATGGGATTGAGGCAGATGACAGCAGCATTACCGAGCATTCAGGCCACGATGTGATAGAAGTGGATGGATTATGGGCGCTGACACAAACAACAGAGCGGTCTTCACTGAATGCCTTGAGTAAAG AACTGGCGGGTGTGAAGGCGACGTTGTGCGAATTGGCTCGTCTGTCACCTGAAACTCGCTTCTCTCTGTTAAATCTCTTTCAAGAGATTCTACCAGatcagacacttttatccacttTAGACAGCAAGCTGGAGAAAGTATGTGAAGAACCTATGCATGATTCTTACACTTATTTGCATGACACATCTGATGAGTTCGCTGGCAAATTTGTGGACGTGCTACTGTCTGATACAGATACACTGAGCCTGAGATCAAATGGACCTTGGAAAACAG ATAGCCATAATGGATCATCTGTAAAGTCAACCAGTCAGAGGCAGTTAATTTTGACTGCTATGCACATGCTGATCAGTGCTGCTGAAG AGCTGACACATGTTGGCCTCAGCTTGCTAAAAAGCTGCTCTTCAGAAACAATTAATGGGTTAAATGATTTA GTCAATCATCTGACCAATGCTTCCCATCAAGTCCCCTTCAGTGATCTTCCTTTTCTCCTGAGGAACGGCGAGGTGCCTCAGGAGGTGGAGCAGCTGTTCATCTCATCCAACATCACGCTGAAGATAGATAACAAAGAGCTGCACGCAGAGATGGGAAGTGGCAGTAAAGTCCTTCCCCTAGTACTCTGTGTGGTCATCCATGGCCTTGCGTACTTGAATGAATCGTGTGAAATAGATATAGAAATCTAA